The DNA sequence cctcaaggtttttaaaacNgttttaaaaaccttgaggggaagcttgaaagggaaagcctaaagagcacaatatctgctagcggtgggcttagactgttacaaatggtatctgagctagacactgggcggtgtgctagtgaggacgttgggcctcgaaggggtggattgtgggatcccacatcggttggagtagggaacgaagcattctttatatgagtgtggaaacctctctctaacagacgtgttttaaaaactttgacgGGAAGCccgagggaaagcccaaagaggacaatatctgctagtagtgggatTGAACCgttataaatacaaaagatGTTGAGAAGATACGAGGATTTGAAACTACAACCTCAAGAGAAATAATACACGTCAGTTACCGCTAAGTTATACTCAGTGACGTGAACGTGTCATTTTGACAATATAAATGGAAGGAGTATCCACACTCGAGTAGTAGTACTTGAAATTTTTCGGGGTTATGAGACTTATGGTGGGGGAGAAAGGGCAAATTATTTAAGATTATCTTCATTTAGTTTGACGACTTTTAGTGGTGAAAGACTTTTAAAGTGCCTACAAAAGCCTAGGGAATAAAGTTGTGTATAATGTACTTCTAGGCTCACTATGTGCATATGATGGGACGATAGAAGAAAGTGAGTGAGCAAGTGGTGGGTctttagagaagaaaagagggaGAGAGTGCATGGTGGGTCTTGGAAGATGAAAGGAATGTTTAGTGGAATACGAATGAGATAGAATCTCTAATGTTAGTGAAATGACAAGCTTGAATAATGGTGGAGGGTGCCTACTCCACGCTTAAAAAGGTTCAAAGTTTCCAGAAAAAGGCAAGTtcctttcctctcttttttacACGTCATGATTAAATTAGCtagaaattattattgtgcATAAGTTTATAACATATGCTTAGATTTTTCATGTGGGTAGTTGTTATATGTTACTAATGATTATAGGTATGATTACACGACCGTAATTTAGTTCTTAGAACGTTTaagaattatgaaatattgTATTTGGAATCGTGGAGAATATCGAaagtgtaatagcccaagcccatcgctagtagatattgttctctttgagatttcccttttgggcttcccctcaaggtttttaaaacatagggagaggttttcacacccttataaagaatgttttgttccgctctccagtcgatgtgggatctcacaattcacaccccttcggggcccaatgtcctcgctgacattcgttcccctctccaattgatgtgggatctcacaatccactccccttcgggacccaacgagctgacactcgttcccctcatcagatgtgggatctcacaatccacctctcttcggGACCTAGTGAGCTGGCAcacgttcccctctccaatcaatgtgggatctcacaaaaacgATGTTTCCAAGGATTGACTTAATAgaattattgtttttgaaaatcGTTTTTGAGTACAAGCTAGCCAAATGCAAATTCAGCTCACTCATTTGATATTGTTGGATATTGAGCAACCCCCTTAATCTTCCAAGTCTTCCTGTCATTCCCTGTTTATATCCAAGTGAAGTCTAAATTAGCTAATGGATTGATGGTTTAAGTGATCTTATTCTTTCTAGTAATTACAATTAGCTAATGGTTGATTAATGCACTTTTCAAGGGATAAGAATTGTGTTTGGGCACTGTTCTTAGAGTTGGATGTTGCGGTGTTGGAGTAACAATACCTATATGTTAAGTATAGATAAGATAATCATTGCTTGGCTTCTTTCAATGgactaataattattatcacTATGTTCTtgagtaattattttttactttactttttagAGATTAATAGTTTCAACACTGGTTTTAGTGCATATTGAAATTTCTGGCTGCTTCAATTATTGACTTGATAAACTTGTTTGTATTTAGTTTTACTATGATATTGTGTTGTCGTCCCTTCTGCAGTTCTGTTGCTAATGTTCAACAAAGCAGCTCTTTCTTCTTACAACTTTCCATGTGCCAATGTCATCACTCTTTTCCAGGTAAACGATTTGTTGAATTGTCTCGATATTTGCTTTACGACGGTAGTCtgtttattatcttttatatatgttatgagaccaacaaagaaaagaaatggcaTGATAATTTGTATATACCAATGGAggaatgaataaaaaatgtgGAAAACGAGGCCCGGGATGTAGTGTAACATGGTAGCGCATTTGTCTTGGGTACAAAATGTCTCGCTCGTCTCTTGATGGTTCGTACCGATGAACCAATCAATGAGATAATGATGGATACCTACTTTAGGACTACTCTCTCGTCTCGGATTCCTTTGAAGAAAGGAGTACTATGGTACTTCGTGACTTGGTAGTGAGGATATCAACGTTAGACAAGCAAAATCGATTCTCACAATAACTTCCACAACTTCTCATCATTCACACCCGCTTTATCTCGTTCTAAGTTAAGCTAGCGATTAAAATGACCATTTAACTAATAAAGAGTTTAGTGTGGGTTCAAGACATGGTGGCCCTTAACTAGGATTTAATATCGTATAAGTTACCTTGGCAACCAAATGTAGTAAGGTTAGGTGGTTGTCCAATGAAATTAGACGAGTTGTGCTTAAGCTGGCCTAGACACTCacaatttgttcttttcagATTATGTGTTCGTGCACGCTTCTTTACGTATTGCATCGCCGGAGGATTATCTCTTTTACAGTGGTTGAATCTCAAAGCATCGGTGCTGGAAAGTCGATCCTTGTACCTTATAAGACTTTGGTTCAAACACTTCCCCTCTCCATATCATATTTGCTTTACATGGTATGTATCTTATGgtataatatatttcattttgtttattgaAACCTTTGTAAAATCTGCTAACAAGATTTTCCCTGATAAAGCTTGTGACTATGGAATCTGTTCGTGGGATCAACGTTCCCATGTATACAACATTGAGGAGGACTACCGTCGCATTTACGATGGTTGCCGAGTACTTGTTGACCAGGCAGCGTCATTCGCTTTTTGTTGTTGGCAGGTAGGCAAGCATGTTGTATAGATTTGCCCTTCTAATTGTATTCGACtcttttaacaattttttcctttcatcatTGATATCGTGCTCTATAGTGAcaaattgtaacagcccaagctcacatcgattggagaggggaacgagcgTTAGCGAGAACACTTggcccaaaagggggtggattgtgagatcccacatcagttagagagggaaatgaaacattcttgataagggtgtggaaacctcttcctagtagacgcgttttaaaaccgtgaggccgatggcgatacgtaacggacaatatctgctagcggttgggctgttataaaaattttgacatATAAGGGTCTTACCATGATGCCTGTTTCTATCACTCTATAAGCGGAAAATAAAATGGttccttcccttcttttaaatattttagatgtTTTAGTTAGAATCTTTAATAAACAAGACAGTGGCATGGCTGTGAACTCAATCTTTTCTCATTCATTAGTTTTGTATATGCATATTTGCAATGCTAATTCATTCCTACTTGATAATTCCAAGGATTCATCAGTGTGGGGATGATTATACTTGGTGCAGTAGTGGCTGGAGCCAGGGATTTGTCATTTGACGCCTACTCCTATGCTGTGGTCTGCATTGCAAATATATGTACCGCTATATATCTTGCTTCTATTGCTCGTATCGGTAATAACAGTTCTGCTTTGTGCTCGCTTATCTAACGTTGACGTCGTGGCACGTTTTGTATGACCCTTTTAAGTACTTCCAGGGAAATCCAGTGGTCTAAATACCTTTGGCCTTATGTGGTGCAATGGTTAGAGGACTTCCTCTCAATGTTTTGAAGCTTTTGGATTCAACTTATCTGAACTGACCATAAAATGGTTTTCTTATATTTGTAGGAGTAGTATGTGGACCTCTTTTGCTATTCTGGATATCAATCAGGGGAGACATTGAAACGACGTTAAATTTTCGGTACCTGTCGTCCTTTGGCTTCCAGGTATCTGTTCCTATTGTGTTGCTGAATTAGTCATGCTTTAATCCAGGCTCAGTTTAAATCGACAGTTCTTAGTTTCTTGCCTTTATTCGTACTTGCAGACTGTGATGCTTCTCTCTTGTATAATGGCTTTCTTGATCAACTACTTTGTATTTCTGAACACCACTCTCAATTCAGCATTGACACAAACAGTCTGCGGTAATTTGAAGGTGAGTAGTGCTTAGTTCCTCCTACATTGGCTTATGCTATATAGAACATGAAATCTTCCTCAGACATGGTCTCTTCAAGGGCATGGCACGAGTTTTGGAGGATTCCGTTCTCACAGGAGGAAATGGTTCCTTTCCACGTGAGAGATCATGACCTCCATAAGTAGGTGACTGtcattgtgagatctcacatcgattggagagaggaacggaacattccttgtaagagtgtggaaatctctccccaacagacgtgttttaaaatcttgagaggaagcccaaaagggaaaacccaaagatgacaatatctactagcagtgagcttgggctgttacaaatagtatcagagatagacactgagtggtgtgccaacgaggacgctgggcccccaaggaaggtggattgtgagatcccacattggttggagaggggaccgaaacattccttataagggtgtggaaacctctccctaacagacgtgcttaggggaagcccagaagaggacaatatctgttagcggtggtcttggactgttacaaatgatattagaggcAGAcattgagcggtgtgccagtgaggatgttgggccctcaaagggggtggattgtgagatcccacatcggttagagaggggaacgaaacattccatataagggtgtgtaaacctctccctaacagacgctttttaaaaccttgaggggaagcccataagggaagcccagagaggacaatatctactagtggtgggtttgggctgttacatccATAGTTTGACTTTTCATTCCCCTTAAACTCTTTCTTATTCACGAGGCCCTTATTTGACCACTGGACCAAACCACGATGGTTAAGAATTATCGATATGGGAGTACTAGTTCGAAAACTCTAGCTTGGTCCAAACTATTTGTCTAGATGATATTGTAGCCTTTACTATGTGAAGACATCTAGACCAATGTTTGTTTTCCTGACTTTTGAATGCTCTACAATAGGACGTTTTCAGCATCGGGCTCGGCTGGTTTCTGTTCGGTGGCCTTCCCTTCGATTTCGTAAGCATAATCCGCCCTCTTTACCTTGAAGCTTCGATACAATTTCGTTTTGTTTTACCTTGTTAACTTGTTAGGCTTtcttttggtgtttttttagtttaatgttCTTGGGCAGTCGCTTGGCTTTCTGGGATCTTGCTTATATGCCTATTGCAAGCTTCATGGGAAATAGGATCAAGATGGGGCTGTCCTCCATAGTAAGTTAATATTGTGCTGACTATTGCTTAACTTGTCAGCTGccaaattttgatgaaatctcttcatgttcttatgaaaagagagaacaaaaggggaaaaaatgcTGTTGAATCACATTTTTGTGCATGAAAACATCATATTTCTTATCTATCTAAGTTTCGAGTGAGTCTCTCTCTCCCTCGTGCTTTCACGAGCACACACTAAGGACCTGTTTGGAATAACTTTAGTGTAAAACGTTTCGTGGAACACTTCGAAAATCATTCCACATAATTATTCGAGTCAAGTTGTGAGCTTCTTTAAGATGTTGAttgtgaataattattaagttGTGAGCTTCTTTAAGATGTTGATTGTGAATAATTATTCTTAGGTTTAAAAACTGTTATAGTTTCGGTACTTTCGGCTTTGATTTGTTTTGTGCTTTCAGAACTTCCATTTGAGTCCCTACACTTTTAATCTTAGTTCATTTTAGTCCTCGAAACTTTCATTCGAACcgtctattttaaaattatgatctAAAGAAATgagataaaatgaaaatgaagaccAAAATGATCGTTTTTAAAAGTGCCGGCTAACATGAACCAAAGTTGCAAGTACATCGAAAAACTTGGAATAATGAAAAATGACAaagttttttaattgattcgataaaaatacaaaatttttagaaattttaataatagcattgaaataaaaaaaatatattaaaaaaaatacttttagcactttttttttttttaaattttcaataatattcttaaaataataataaaaaaagtctgtaaatacttttgaatttttaatttttttattaatactctaaaattgttgaaaaaaattttaaaatatttttatgattattatcattttttttaatattcataaattttcaaaagtaacgttagtaatttgatttttaactattttgaCGACTTTATATGTATGAGTTGAATTtccatgtatttttttatttttttaaaaaagttttaaaatattaataaaatttttaaaaattaaatgtattttttaaagatcaaAAGATCATTTttgaacaaattattaataatgatCATCAAAACTtttcaactaaattaataaaattatttttaaattttcaaaataaataaataaataaatacatacatatatatatatatatatatatatatttgagagATATATAACAAAAACGGAGTGCAAATGGCGCGGAGAACTTTGCTTTCCGAATCTCACCCACCGGCCTCCACCGCTTCTCTCTCTGGAAACCactctctgtttctcttcaGGCATCAGGCGGTGACGGACAGTTCACAGTAGACCTGCGATTGTCTCGCCGCCTTTTCGTTCGGTATTGTATCACttcttttacctttcttttaatttcaatgtCTTTGTCTTGTGGTATATTTATTGTTGGGAAAATAGCTGAATGTTCCagtaatttgtttttgtattttgaaatGGGAGAATCCGACGCTGTTCATTGCCCATCGAACGTTCTGCCATTGCATTTTTCATCTGTATTTGCAAATAAGCAAAAGGGTTTAGAGGGAAAAGTTTTGAACTATGGATACCCATCTGACgaagatttgaaaattattgaaaatcaaaagttGTGAAATTAGTGAAATCAGAAGAGTTCGATACTTATTTGTGAAATTAGTTTATGTGTGCTCGGAGCTGACCTGAACAATCACCGATGGTGTAATTTGCAAACTAGTCattgttgaggatggttgggagggaatccacatcggctaattagggggataatcatgggtttataattatGAGTAAGGAAAACATCTcttctattggtatgaggccttttagaGAAACCAagagcaaaaccatgagagcttatgctcaaagtggacaatatcataccattgtggaggttcgtggttcttaacatggtattagagccatgcctttaacttagtcatgtcaataaaatcttcaaatgttgaacaaagaagttgtaaGCCTCGAATgtgtagtaaaaaaatgactcaagagtcgaacaaatggtgtattttgtttgagggctttagagaaaggagtcaagcTTTGATTAAGCggaggctgtttgagggctccatggGCTTCAGGGGAGACTctatgatgtactttgttcaaggggacgATTGTTGAGagttgttgggagggagtcttggctaattaaggggatgatcatgggtttataagtaaggaatacatctccattagtatgaggccttttaaggaaaccaaaagcaaagccatgagagcttatgctcaaagtggacaatatcataccattgtagaggttcgtggttcctaactGTCATCCCACTTATATCTGGCTTATCCCCATGACACTTATACTTTGTTCACATGGTAGAAAGGATTGTTTCGTGTCAATGTTAAtgttatttgaaaaattctgttcttatttattatttttcctgaGAACTCATTCCTTGAAATGTGAAGAAAGTcggaatttatatttttctgatGACATAGTTTGCCTATGG is a window from the Cucurbita pepo subsp. pepo cultivar mu-cu-16 chromosome LG07, ASM280686v2, whole genome shotgun sequence genome containing:
- the LOC111798044 gene encoding nucleotide-sugar uncharacterized transporter 3-like, producing MASGRTEIGLPVLQKDGGDHGRKGSAMTKRGAYAAISYMASAVLLLMFNKAALSSYNFPCANVITLFQIMCSCTLLYVLHRRRIISFTVVESQSIGAGKSILVPYKTLVQTLPLSISYLLYMLVTMESVRGINVPMYTTLRRTTVAFTMVAEYLLTRQRHSLFVVGSVGMIILGAVVAGARDLSFDAYSYAVVCIANICTAIYLASIARIGKSSGLNTFGLMWCNGVVCGPLLLFWISIRGDIETTLNFRYLSSFGFQTVMLLSCIMAFLINYFVFLNTTLNSALTQTVCGNLKDVFSIGLGWFLFGGLPFDFFNVLGQSLGFLGSCLYAYCKLHGK